The following proteins are co-located in the Planococcus plakortidis genome:
- a CDS encoding YczE/YyaS/YitT family protein: MKYFFYVMGLLLLSFGIALTILSDLGTSPFDALLVGLSFNVGLTVGSWEIIIAAIMIAGNAMLGRQKPELLGIMTAVIVGIGIDFWLHTLSTAIAPVDITSQIFYFTAGLFAVGVGTAIYLHTNFAPIPVDRLTLLVKELAKTNLFFSRTAIYLMFLVLAIFFGGPIGIGTVLTVCFGGLILNAIMPVTGKTLDRILLPKGQIIP; encoded by the coding sequence ATGAAATATTTCTTTTATGTGATGGGGCTGCTATTGCTGTCATTTGGCATTGCGCTGACGATACTATCAGATCTTGGCACTTCGCCATTCGACGCATTATTGGTCGGGCTCAGCTTTAATGTCGGCTTGACGGTCGGAAGCTGGGAAATCATCATCGCTGCCATCATGATCGCCGGCAACGCCATGCTCGGCCGGCAGAAACCGGAACTCCTCGGCATCATGACCGCCGTCATTGTCGGGATTGGCATCGACTTCTGGCTTCATACATTGAGCACAGCGATTGCACCTGTTGATATCACCAGCCAGATTTTCTACTTTACAGCGGGTCTCTTCGCAGTAGGCGTGGGCACAGCAATTTATCTCCACACGAATTTCGCGCCGATTCCAGTGGACCGTCTGACGCTTCTCGTAAAAGAACTGGCGAAGACCAATCTGTTCTTCTCCAGAACCGCCATCTATTTGATGTTCCTGGTCCTGGCCATTTTTTTCGGTGGACCAATCGGCATCGGGACAGTGTTGACTGTCTGTTTCGGCGGGCTCATCTTGAACGCCATTATGCCTGTGACGGGGAAAACTTTGGACCGTATCTTGCTGCCGAAAGGGCAGATTATACCGTAA
- a CDS encoding MarR family winged helix-turn-helix transcriptional regulator: MAEILREIGMIARALDSISNIEFKELELTKGQYLYLVRICENPGIIQEQLLDLIKVDRSTATRALQKLESNGFIEKHSDPDNKKIKKIHPTEKARQAYPFIIRENEHSNAVALDGFTEEEAAEVERYLRRIRKNIEVDFESVKKGQKRDY; encoded by the coding sequence ATGGCAGAAATCCTGCGCGAAATCGGCATGATTGCCCGTGCCCTTGATTCCATCAGCAATATCGAATTCAAAGAGCTCGAGCTGACGAAAGGGCAATATCTTTACCTCGTCCGCATCTGCGAAAACCCGGGCATCATTCAGGAGCAATTGCTCGACCTCATCAAAGTCGACCGCTCCACCGCGACGCGTGCACTCCAAAAATTGGAGAGCAACGGCTTTATTGAAAAACATAGTGACCCGGACAATAAAAAAATCAAAAAGATCCATCCGACCGAAAAAGCTCGCCAGGCCTACCCGTTCATCATCAGGGAAAATGAGCATTCCAATGCGGTCGCACTCGATGGCTTCACGGAAGAAGAAGCGGCGGAGGTCGAACGCTATTTGCGCCGCATCCGAAAGAATATCGAAGTCGATTTCGAATCGGTCAAAAAAGGCCAGAAGCGCGATTATTAA
- a CDS encoding GNAT family N-acetyltransferase has protein sequence MASLRKCTASDLQELQDISILTYKETFDEHNSEENMNAYLEAAYNLPKLEKELATPASHFYFAMVDGEVAGYLKINTGNTQTEPMGDTALEVERIYVKKKFQKNGAGKVLMNQAFEMAQKLGKQKIWLGVWEHNDNARAFYAKKGFVETGSHSFFMGDDEQTDLILTKTL, from the coding sequence ATGGCAAGCCTACGAAAATGCACAGCAAGTGATCTTCAAGAACTGCAAGACATCAGCATCCTCACCTATAAGGAGACTTTCGACGAGCACAATAGCGAAGAAAACATGAACGCCTATTTGGAAGCGGCTTATAATTTACCGAAGCTCGAGAAAGAACTCGCCACTCCCGCTTCCCATTTCTATTTTGCGATGGTTGACGGTGAAGTGGCAGGGTATTTGAAGATCAACACAGGGAATACGCAAACGGAACCGATGGGCGATACGGCGCTTGAAGTCGAACGCATCTACGTCAAGAAGAAATTCCAGAAAAACGGTGCCGGGAAAGTGCTGATGAACCAGGCGTTCGAGATGGCACAGAAGCTCGGCAAGCAGAAAATCTGGCTTGGCGTCTGGGAACATAACGACAACGCCCGCGCCTTCTATGCGAAAAAAGGCTTTGTCGAAACCGGCAGCCATTCGTTTTTCATGGGCGATGATGAGCAGACGGATTTGATTTTGACGAAGACACTTTAA
- a CDS encoding DMT family transporter, producing the protein MNLQWGKVLIAALFEVAWVIGLKHADSVSEWLITVVAIAVSFTLLIDAGNKLPVGTVYAVFVGLGTAGTVLSEIVFFNEPINAAKLILVGILLLGVIGLKLVTPDAKPERSEA; encoded by the coding sequence ATGAATCTACAATGGGGAAAAGTATTGATCGCGGCATTGTTTGAAGTGGCGTGGGTGATCGGATTAAAGCATGCGGATTCAGTCAGCGAATGGCTGATAACGGTCGTCGCGATCGCGGTCAGCTTCACCTTACTCATCGATGCCGGAAACAAATTGCCAGTCGGCACTGTTTACGCGGTGTTTGTCGGGCTCGGCACAGCCGGGACGGTCTTGTCGGAAATCGTGTTCTTCAATGAACCCATCAATGCCGCAAAGCTGATACTCGTCGGGATTCTGCTGCTCGGCGTCATCGGCTTGAAACTCGTGACACCGGATGCTAAACCTGAAAGGAGTGAAGCGTGA
- a CDS encoding DMT family transporter has translation MAWISLILAGIFEMVGVAMINKWHHDRKWQSLAMLIGGFVASFLFLSLAMETLPMGTAYAIWTGIGASGGAIIGMLFYNESKDWRRILFIAMVLGSAVGLKLVS, from the coding sequence ATGGCGTGGATTTCATTGATACTGGCAGGGATTTTCGAAATGGTCGGCGTGGCAATGATCAATAAATGGCATCACGACCGCAAATGGCAATCACTCGCCATGCTCATCGGCGGCTTTGTCGCGAGCTTCTTATTCTTATCACTTGCGATGGAAACACTCCCGATGGGAACGGCGTACGCGATCTGGACCGGCATCGGGGCGTCGGGTGGCGCGATCATCGGCATGCTGTTCTATAACGAATCGAAAGACTGGCGGCGCATCCTCTTTATTGCGATGGTGCTTGGCTCTGCCGTCGGGTTGAAGCTCGTTTCTTAA
- a CDS encoding 3-hydroxyacyl-CoA dehydrogenase gives MDFKNVTVAGSGVLGSQIAFQAAYHGFDVAVYDITEEALTRAKERFEVLKKHFKKDLKATDEQLDAAYGRLSFHTDLGEAVENADLMIEAVPEVLDIKKEFYTDLAKVAPEQTVFATNTSTMLPSTFAEYTGRPEKFLALHFANDIWRSNTAEIMGHGGTDESVFNDVVEFSKAIGMVALPLHKEQPGYILNTLLVPFLNSAQYLVVNGISDPHTVDKTWMIATGAPRGPFAILDVIGINTPYHLSVAKANAGDAEAAKVADYLKTEFLDKGRMGIQNGKGFYDYPNPRYMDPDFLKE, from the coding sequence ATGGATTTCAAGAATGTCACGGTCGCAGGAAGCGGTGTGTTGGGGAGCCAAATCGCTTTCCAAGCTGCGTATCACGGATTTGATGTCGCAGTATACGATATCACGGAGGAAGCTTTAACTCGTGCAAAAGAACGTTTCGAGGTGCTGAAGAAGCATTTCAAGAAGGATTTGAAAGCGACAGATGAACAACTGGATGCGGCATACGGCCGTTTGTCGTTCCATACCGATTTAGGCGAAGCAGTAGAGAATGCCGATTTGATGATCGAAGCAGTGCCTGAAGTGCTCGACATCAAAAAGGAATTTTATACAGACTTGGCAAAAGTGGCACCGGAACAGACCGTCTTTGCGACGAATACGTCGACGATGCTGCCGAGCACGTTCGCGGAATATACGGGACGCCCCGAGAAATTCCTGGCGCTCCATTTCGCCAACGACATCTGGCGCAGCAATACCGCAGAGATCATGGGACATGGCGGCACGGACGAATCCGTCTTTAACGACGTCGTCGAGTTTTCCAAAGCGATCGGCATGGTCGCGCTGCCGCTCCACAAAGAACAGCCGGGCTATATTTTAAACACTTTGCTTGTGCCGTTCTTGAATTCGGCGCAGTATTTAGTCGTCAACGGCATTTCGGATCCGCATACGGTCGATAAGACCTGGATGATCGCAACCGGCGCACCGCGAGGGCCATTCGCAATTTTGGATGTCATCGGCATCAACACCCCGTATCACTTGTCTGTCGCCAAAGCCAATGCCGGCGACGCGGAAGCGGCGAAAGTCGCGGACTATCTGAAAACGGAATTCCTCGACAAAGGCCGCATGGGCATCCAGAACGGCAAGGGCTTCTATGATTACCCGAACCCGCGTTATATGGATCCGGATTTCTTGAAGGAATGA
- a CDS encoding general stress protein, whose product MKSTNHVFEVAYTEQELEAKVEGMKSHGYAKNNIHVLAENADILNAIETQEEVQTHETEIEEFHDILENEGIVLYAEQQAHGQ is encoded by the coding sequence ATGAAATCGACAAACCATGTGTTTGAAGTAGCTTATACTGAACAGGAACTTGAAGCGAAAGTGGAAGGGATGAAATCGCATGGGTATGCCAAAAATAATATCCATGTCTTAGCGGAAAATGCGGATATCCTAAATGCGATTGAAACCCAGGAAGAAGTGCAGACGCACGAAACGGAAATCGAAGAATTTCATGACATTCTTGAAAATGAAGGAATCGTCCTATATGCCGAGCAGCAAGCTCACGGCCAATAG
- a CDS encoding carbohydrate kinase family protein: MGKLFSIGEILVDFIPHQKGIALKDVESFTRVPGGAPANVAAAVAKFGGTSSLITKVGKDAFGDFLLERLAEVGVKTDKIARTKQANTGLAFVSLRGDGERDFSFYRNPSADLLLEASEVDDSWFGPGDVLHFGSVDLVDSPMKKAHVKAIMAAKTNGAIISFDPNVRLPLWDNPKQCRETIQEFIPTAHILKVADDELEFITGIADESVAIASLFTGDVLAVVLTKGAKGADLHLQNETYTSAGYSVKVEDTTGAGDAFTGAFLHQLLKLGAGQDNVEALLKDHHGEILAFANASGALATTGKGAISSLPTKDEVLELMK; the protein is encoded by the coding sequence ATGGGCAAATTGTTCTCGATCGGTGAAATACTGGTCGATTTTATCCCGCACCAAAAAGGGATCGCGCTGAAAGATGTGGAGTCATTTACACGGGTGCCGGGCGGCGCGCCTGCCAATGTAGCGGCGGCCGTAGCCAAGTTTGGCGGGACGTCTTCACTAATCACCAAAGTGGGAAAGGATGCGTTTGGGGATTTCCTGCTGGAACGGCTTGCTGAAGTGGGGGTGAAAACCGACAAGATCGCCCGCACCAAACAAGCGAACACCGGGCTTGCGTTCGTTTCGTTGCGCGGCGACGGGGAACGGGACTTTTCGTTTTACCGGAACCCTTCTGCGGATTTGCTTCTGGAAGCTTCCGAAGTGGATGACAGCTGGTTCGGGCCAGGCGATGTGCTGCATTTCGGCTCGGTCGATCTCGTCGACAGCCCGATGAAAAAAGCCCATGTGAAAGCGATCATGGCTGCCAAAACGAATGGCGCGATCATCAGCTTCGACCCCAATGTCCGCCTGCCGCTTTGGGACAATCCGAAGCAATGCCGCGAGACCATCCAGGAATTCATCCCGACAGCCCACATCCTTAAAGTCGCCGATGACGAGCTGGAGTTCATCACCGGCATCGCGGACGAGTCGGTCGCCATCGCCTCTTTGTTCACGGGCGATGTATTAGCGGTGGTGTTGACAAAAGGCGCGAAGGGTGCGGATCTTCATTTGCAAAATGAAACATACACGTCCGCGGGGTATTCGGTGAAAGTCGAAGACACGACAGGGGCGGGCGATGCCTTCACCGGCGCTTTCCTGCACCAATTATTGAAGTTGGGGGCAGGACAGGACAATGTGGAGGCGTTGCTGAAAGACCATCACGGAGAGATTCTCGCTTTCGCGAACGCCAGCGGGGCGCTGGCCACGACTGGAAAAGGGGCGATTTCTTCGCTGCCAACGAAAGATGAGGTGCTGGAATTGATGAAATAA